The genomic window GGTACGCCGTGACCAACGCCTTGTTCGCCGAGTTCGTGGAGGCGACCGGTCACCGCAGTGACGCGGAGGAGTTCGGCTGGTCGTACGTCTTCGCCGGGTTCCTGCCCGGTGTGCTGCGCCGCGACTCGCCACGACCGGCGGGGACTCCCTGGTGGTGCGGCGTACGGGGCGCGGACTGGCGGCGGCCGGAAGGCCCCGGCTCCTCGGTCGAGGGCCGCTGGGACCACCCGGTGGTGCACGTCTCCTGGCGGGACGCCGCGGCCTACTGTGCGTGGGCCGGCGGCCGGCTGCCCACCGAGGCGGAGTGGGAGTACGCGGCGCGCGGCGGTCTCGAGCAGGCCCGCTACCCGTGGGGCGACGAGCTGACACCGGACGGCGAGCACCGCTGCAACATCTGGCAGGGCCGCTTCCCCACCCGCAACACCGCCGAGGACGGCCACAAGGGCACGGCTCCCGTGGACGCGTACCGCCCCAACGGCTTCGGTCTGTTCAACGCCGTCGGGAACGTGTGGGAGTGGTGCGCCGACGCCTGGACTGCGGACGCCCGGGAGCGGGTGATGCGCGGCGGCTCGTACCTGTGCCACGCCTCGTA from Streptomyces sp. FIT100 includes these protein-coding regions:
- a CDS encoding formylglycine-generating enzyme family protein; translated protein: MHSRPKTPAVPDARSTGGCCAASRGQTVPAGAVAEAVGTPAPVRETVPDRHRAAAELPGGRFLMGSDDSEGYPQDAEGPVRPVDVAPFAVGRYAVTNALFAEFVEATGHRSDAEEFGWSYVFAGFLPGVLRRDSPRPAGTPWWCGVRGADWRRPEGPGSSVEGRWDHPVVHVSWRDAAAYCAWAGGRLPTEAEWEYAARGGLEQARYPWGDELTPDGEHRCNIWQGRFPTRNTAEDGHKGTAPVDAYRPNGFGLFNAVGNVWEWCADAWTADARERVMRGGSYLCHASYCNRYRVAARTRNSPDSSGGNVGFRMVTGRPAP